In Arcobacter sp. CECT 8986, the sequence TCTAATTCATATATATAAAAAGGTTTTTTGATATACTCATCACAACCTCTTGAATATGCATTTTTGATAGTATCTAAATCAACATTTGCACTAATAATAATTGCTGGCGTTTTTTCATCCATTGTTCTTATCTCTTTTAATAAAGAAAGACCATCAATACCAGGAACATTTATATCTAAAATAAAACAATCATATCCATCATAAATTGCATCAATTGCACTTTTCCCATTTTCAAACCAATCTACTCTATAATTCTTTTGCTCTAAAGCATCTATTATTAATTCTGATAATCTCTTGTTATCTTCTAGTAGTAATATTTTCATCTAGTTCCTTCCCCAAAATTAGACTTA encodes:
- a CDS encoding response regulator transcription factor — protein: MKILLLEDNKRLSELIIDALEQKNYRVDWFENGKSAIDAIYDGYDCFILDINVPGIDGLSLLKEIRTMDEKTPAIIISANVDLDTIKNAYSRGCDEYIKKPFYIYELETKLKKLCIKEQSEVRLHDGFTYNISKETLYDDNEPVKLAKKEILLMTLFVKNYDKVVTFEQIEQYVWQGDLTTNENIRALVKRLRKKLPKDTILSQGGMGYKLNIN